The genomic region TAGGGGGTCAAGAAATTTTACCAGATCCTGCCAAGAGCTTTGTTATAGCTTTTAGCTATTCTGGCAATACTATCGAAACTTTGAAAAGCATTGAAATGATATCTAAGAATGGATTCAAAGGGGTAGGCATTTCTTCTGGCGGCAAAATTGTCGATCTGTGTAAAGATTTAAATTGGCAATATATCAGTGTGCCTGCTGGCAGAGCGCCAAGAGCCGCTATGCCATTTACCCTGTCAATATTATTTAAGTATGCATTTACAAATAAATGGACTGAATATGATGAAAATGATTTCTGGGGAGAGTTATCTCAGCTGTCGAAGGGTAAAAACAAATTTTTGCCTGAAGTTGATTTTGAAGATAATATTTCAAAAAAAATTGCATTTAAATTAGCATCTAAAAAGAACATTGTACTGTGGGGAGCAGAGTCAATTAGCAAAAATATTGCTTATAGATTTAAATCTCAGCTCGAAGAAAATGCAAAACAGCTGTCTTACTACTCCTTTCTTCCAGAGGCTTCACACAATCAAATTGTCCCAATTTCATTGGTTGATAAGAAAGAAGACTATATTGTATTGATCTTTAGAATTCCAGAATTGGAATCAGTGTTGCTGTCGAATATTATAACCACTGTAAAAACATTTTTAAATTCTGAAGGCATAGAGGTTTTGGAGGTCTTTGGTTCAGGGAAAAATCACATTTTAGCTGGTCTTGATCTCATATACTCGACTGATTTTGCAAGCTATTATCTTGCATTGCTAAAAGGGATAGAACCTGAGCCAATTGAGCCAATTAGCAGGATGAAGGTCATCTTGAACGATAATCTTCGCAAAGTTCTCTGATAGGACATATTTGACAGTTTTGTTTTTTGGCCCTGCAAATACCTCTTCCCAACTCGATGAGGTGTAGGTGCAGGGCTTTTAATTTTTTCCAGTTTTGGATGGAGCCCTCTATTTCCATCTGGATATCCAGTTTGCTGATTTTTCTATTTTTAATCTTTTGAGCAATCCTTGAAATATGTGTATCAACAGGGAATGCGCATCGGTGTAAGCCAAACAATATTGCACAAGAAATAGTTTTCAATCCTATTCCGTCAATGTCAAGAAATTCGCTAATAATTTCAGAAACATTCATCTTCTTAATGCGCTCTTCTGCATCAGAATATTTTTGGCCTGTAAAGAATTTTCTTCCCAAAGCACACAGTGTCCTTGCCTTTTGATTGTTTAGTCCTGCAATCTTGATTGAGTCTCTGATTTTGTCGTAATACTCATCATTTGATAGATTTCCCAAGTCATTATCTATGGTTTTTATAAGATTTTTATATGCTTGTATGCTGTTTGTGTCAGTAGTGTTCTGTGAGAGTGTAGCCTTGATCAATTCATGAAAAAAGTCTTCATCTCTTCTTTCAATTTCACCAAAATATTTTTTTAATCTATCCAATATTTTTTCGTAATAATTTTCGTTCATTTAACCTATTACCTTCTTTCCAAAAAGTATGATACAATATTCAGTGCTGGAGGGGTGTCCGAGCGGTTTAAGGAGCCGGTCTTGAAAATCGGTGTCCCCTTTATTGGGGCCGTGGGTTCGAATCCCACCCCCTCCGCCAATTTTCTTCTCTATGTCTTCGCTT from Thermodesulfobium sp. 4217-1 harbors:
- a CDS encoding SIS domain-containing protein — encoded protein: MDKNLMSVYASDIAYHMKDFYKDLAFYKDGKVEELEVENIIFLGIGGSAISPKIFTEIMNVNKKVYFFSTLGGQEILPDPAKSFVIAFSYSGNTIETLKSIEMISKNGFKGVGISSGGKIVDLCKDLNWQYISVPAGRAPRAAMPFTLSILFKYAFTNKWTEYDENDFWGELSQLSKGKNKFLPEVDFEDNISKKIAFKLASKKNIVLWGAESISKNIAYRFKSQLEENAKQLSYYSFLPEASHNQIVPISLVDKKEDYIVLIFRIPELESVLLSNIITTVKTFLNSEGIEVLEVFGSGKNHILAGLDLIYSTDFASYYLALLKGIEPEPIEPISRMKVILNDNLRKVL